In Polyodon spathula isolate WHYD16114869_AA chromosome 23, ASM1765450v1, whole genome shotgun sequence, the DNA window ATGCAGTCTTTCTTTGACATGCAGTGATAACGTCActgaaacaccttttttttttttttttttttttttttttaattattttgggaAGAAGCCTGCAGCATGAAAAGCATGTCTGGTTGAAATGTAGGTGCTAGAAATAGATGTGGtggaataaaatatgtattaaccCAACTATCCATGATGATCAGTAATCTTTTATGaatttctttttggtttttctttatttttttttttttgggggggggggggggggggttaccgtCGTCTACCTtgaaagtaagtaaataaatgaattaatggatggataaaaaacataaatacatacataaatctgAACTTTTCACCCACTACCTGCACTTCCCTAATTTACGTGAGGAACAGATATCGATACATTCAGAAGatttggagcaaaaaaaaaaccccaaaactatacatatatatatatatatatatatatatatatatatatatatatatatatacacacacacacacacacacacacacacacacacttttttttttttttttttttaaacacaaactcaaaatcaattattgtaaggtgacattggttttatgttgggaaatatttttaagaaaaataaaaaaaactgaaatatcttgcttgcataagtattcaacccccacacattaatatttggtagagccacctttcgctgcaataacagctttaagtcttttggggtaagtatgtaccagctttgcacacagtgtcggagtgattttggcccattcttcttggcagatttgctctaggttgttcaggttgattggacgacgcttgtggaccacaattttcaaatagtgccacagattctcaacgggattgagatcaggactttggctgggccactgtaggacattcacctttttgttcttgagccactccaatgttgctttggccttgtgcttgggatcattgtcctgctgaaaggtgaatttcctcccaagcttcagtttgttAGTGGActaaaacagattattttgcagttttttcctgtattttgctccatccattcttcctttaattgtaacaagatgcccggtctctgctgatgagaagcaaccccacagcatgatgctgccaccaccatacttcactgtagggatggtgtatcttgaggcatgggcagtgttaggtttgcgccacacatagcgctttgagttttggccaaaaagctctatcttggtatcatctgaccacaaaaccttttcccacatcgcagctgggtcactctcatgctttctggcaaactccagatgtgctttcagatggtactttttgagtaatggcttctttcttgccaccctggccagtgttatgcagagctcttgatatagttgactggtgtaccattactccactcccagccactgaactctgtagctccttcaaagtgattgttggcctccctgtggcttctctcacaagtctccttcttgtttgagcgctgagttttgagggacggccttttcttggcagtgcctgggtggtgtgatgcagcttccacttcctgattattgatccaactgtgctcactgggatatccaaacacttggatattattttgtaccctttccctaatctatgcatttgtattactttatctctaacttctgtagaatgctctttggtcttcattttccttcagattcacaaccttaccaatgatccttcaacagtggggtttttatccagaaaatgtgacagcaactttaatggttcacaggtggacaCCAATGGTAAGGTAGTTGTGTCCtctttagggcaatttctttcgtcggtgcaaactgggagcttccacagcacaggggttgaatacttatgcaagcaagatatttcagttttttatttttcttaaaaatatttcccaacataaaaccaatgtcaccttacaataattgattctgagtttcagtgtttaaaaataaaatatcaaacagaacaaaatttcaatgtaccatttgtaattcggtaatatgagagaattggtcaggggtctgaatacttttgcaaggcactgtgtgtgtgtgtgtgtgtgtgtgtgtatatatatatatatatatatatatatatatatatatatatatacacacacacatatatatatatatagatatagatatatagatagatagatagatagatatacacacatacagtattttttattttattttgctaaaagaCATACCAAGAACATGCAAGGACTTCATTCCTTTGAAGGCTTCCTTATGGACTTTGCTGATCTTGTTATCGTGGATTCTCAATTCCAGTACAGTTTTAGGCATGTTGGCAGGAATTTGTGTCAGCAGGTTATGGGAGATGTAAAGCAGCTGTAGCTTATCCAAATGACGGAAAGCCTTTGGGTGGATCTTTGATATCTTGTTGTTGATCAAAAACAATGCCTAGATTTTGAGAAAGTAGGagaacatttattatatatatatatatatatatatatatcttatatatatataatataattatatatatatattatattatatctatatatatagcctatatgtatatatatatatataaatatatatatataggatatatatatagggaaaacatataatatatatatatgtgtatatatctatatatatatattatatataaagatgCTCCAAACTTTAACAATCCTTTTGTTTTACTCCTCTAGTTAGTCTTCTATAGTTTACAGTGCTTGTCTTGGTGGTTTCCATGACAATATGTAAATAAGTagatgaaagaaataaaaaaagctggATGTAACAAAGGGCCGAGGTAAAGTTTAGAGTTGTAATACAGACACcttgaaatacacacagaggctgcaagacattttgaaacaatgcccaaatctgtttaaaaagtgtttacctttctttaaaaaactatTCCCTAATTGGCAGGTTTGAAAGAATAGTTTGTTCTCTACCACATACCATGGTACTCCGTTAGAGGGAACTGTAGTCCGACTTTGTGGTAGACACTGTTCCTAGAAAATACAGTATAGAAATCTGCCTTAAGGAAAAAACTAAACTCTGGTATCTGactgcttttgtgttttatttattttttgcacctGATCACCAGGTTTAGGATTACAGCTATTCTGATACCACTTATCAGACACAATGtgcatacttatttatttattgcataaaaacattttaccagCAGACCTCCATGACATGAAAATCAAGATCCTATTACCTCATTTTCAAATATGGAGGGCTACGTGGGATTTCTAGTTCAATAAGAAATCATTAATGTTCTTTGTAAACtacaatgttttggttttttttcctaaatatggAATTTCTGTAGTAATCATCAAAGATTTACGCATTGtttcagactttttaaaatgtttattttaaatgttctgtgcAGTATGTGAGTTTGGGTTATACTCCATGTCCTTTTAAGTTAGGGCAGCGCTGCCCAAGAACATCCCTGCGAAATGAAAGTCTGGAAGCTCTCCAGTGTTAAAACAGGATCATGATATAAACACAGTACCAGCCCAGCCCTCCAGCCCATCCCCTCTGCCAGTATAACTGGCTTCAGCCAGGCCAGCCAAAGTTAAAGCATAATGAAGTACAAACATAATCTGCAGATcagtgtctcacacacacacacaatctcaacCTAAATTTAGGGTTAACCAACATAATGAATACATGCAGTGCATCAAACCAGAATGCAAAGCTACTGATGAGATGTTATGTTACATTCAGGTCACATTTTATGATATAtttccttatttaaaataaataaaagcaaaaaccaTGAGTGGCATGACAAGCGTGCAGAGTCAGCAGTTCACCCACACCGAGAAGACAATCACAGATTACGCACTGTGAGTATGCTGCCTGGCAAACCGTCTCTAAGGACTAACGTCCTTCCTGCAAAACTAATGAAATCCCAATTACACAGACTTGGGTATAGAGTATTCAATCAGAAAATACGGTCTTGCTATTTGACTTGCTTAATCTCCCTGTGTTATGGTGCCAGTACACTGCATTAGTGAaatggtcaaaatatatcaagTTAAAGAAAAGCTGGATACTATCCACAAAGTGCTGAAACTAGATGCCAGCTATTGTGATGTAGAAGCTCTTGAGCACTGCAGTCTCATGTTCATGACTTCCTAACCAGATGGCTATCTGGCGTAGCTGCTATTCAAATGGCTATGGCGTAGTTGCTGGTTTATCTATTAAAGGCTAtccagcaaaaataaaaacatattttaagcagatgaagtaaaaaaaaaaaaaaaaaaaaaaaaaaaaaaaaaacaaaacaattaaataaatgggtgtgcagcaaaaacaaataattgccACATTTGGCACAGGTGCCGTGCGCAGAAAACAAATGGTAATTGCCACATTTGGCCACAGGTGCCCTGTGGTGTATGCAAAGGTACATAGTGCACACACAGGTGCCCTGTGGTGTATGCAAAGGTACATAGTGCACACACAGTGGCCCTGTGGTGTATGCAAAGGTACATAGTGCACACACAGTGGCCCTGTGGTGTATGCAAAGGTACATAGTGCACACACAGTGGCCCTGTGGTGTATGCAAAGGTACATAGTGCACACACAGTGGCCCTGTGGTGTATGCAAAGGTACATAGTGCACACACAGTGGCCCTGTGGTGTATGCAAAGGTACATAGTGCACACACAGTGGCCCTGTGGTGTATGCAAAGGTACATAGTGCACACACAGTGGCCCTGTGGTGTATGCAAAGGTACATAGTGCACACACAGTGGCCCTGTGGTGTATGCAAAGGTACATAGTGCACACACAGTGGCCCTGTGGTGTATGCAAAGGTACATAGTGCACACACAGTGGCCCTGTGGTGTATGCAAAGGTACATAGTGCACACACAGTGGCCCTGTGGTGTATGCAAAGGTACATAGTGCACACACAGTGGccctgtgtgctgtgtttaattccattacatacatttaatttataaaagcCATTATTGGGCTGCTGGGggaacagcaattaaaaaaaaaaaaaaaaggatttgtcaACAGAAAAATATTAATGGAAACATTTTACCAGTTGAAATGCAGTTTAACAACCTCGCTGTGATTTTGGTTGTACAGATTATTTAAATTCAGAAACCAAGAGGTTGAACTTGCTGTAATAAAGTGATACTAGTCGATGATGAAGGAATAATACTGATTTGAATGATTGTTtggaatagttttaaaaaatgggtcTTACATATAGATTTTTCATCCCCTTGAAATCATTCTCCTTGATttcagttattttgttgttttgaaggTCAATCATTAAAGAATCTGCGGGGATGTCTTTTGGCACTGCTGTCAAAcctgttgatttaaaaaaggagAGGAAGTTAGGTGTGGATGCACAGGTaggaaacacaaaagaaaagttctgttaagaaaaaatatatattgaaagttGCACAACCAGCTgtctaataaaaatgttttaccagctaagtaaaatgtgaatttaaaaTCACATTGCAGTATTACAATGCATTACAATTTCCCTGGGGTTCTCTCAGTGCCCTGCTACAGAAGAGTAAGTTGCTGTGCCGTGTTCCTGATGTAAGCAGATGCAATGACATGAAATGTAACTTGTCCTGAGCTGTGCAAAAACATTGTAGCAGTGGTTCTGCACACAGAGATGGATGGATACATAGATCGATGGAAAGGGAAGACCTGCCCAAAAGCTGTGATAATTAGGGCTACCTGGCTGGAGCTGGGATCACCTGCATACCAACCAGCTGGTTAATGTGCAAGGGCATTGTTGTGCTGATTATTCAGTCTGactgaaaaaaaattgcagattgAACCAATTAGAGGCCCATCTAATTTTGATACCATAAGTCACCACATGACTGTATTCAAAATAAGCTAATTAATGATTACACACATATAATTGCAGTACTTGTTCCTCTAGTTGCTTATAAAACTATAATTTAATTTTCCCTTTCGCTTTAAAGTTTCCAAAAACTGGTCGCTGTTGGATCTGAGTAATACCCCAAATGCATGTAGAAATCACAATGAAATATGATGATGTCAGCTTTTAGTGTGTATTAGTAGACTTTGATTTACCAGTACATTTTACCCAGAAAAATGTGATGAGTACATAGTTTCTAGCTAAAGGGTTTATAGCTAATGATGTACTtccatacaataataataatttatggtTTACTGTAGGTCTCTCATGAGCAGTTTTGAAACAAGCATGTGTCATAGCAAAGCtagcaagtgtttttatttaaaaaaaaaaaaacagtatctgaTATCATTGTAGGTTATGGAAAGTtgtcagtttccatgccttatttTCAATTAGTCTTTTACACTTACACttacacttgcttggtcatttcacctcagcagtgtgttTGGAGTCAAATGTTGGTTTGAGTGCAATGGGAAAGTCATAAAGAGTGGGCTGTCCATGCATAAACAATTTCATACCTGCCACAAGTGCCCctctgcttttgctttttaaatttaacattttcCGTTTGAGCATGTCGTGTGGTTTGCTCACACAGTGGGCCACGTACAGTAAGGTAACACAATTCTGTATGTCATTTGACAAAAGGCGAGATGGCAAGCACGTGCTAACATGTTTTTGACAGTGCCAGATTGAATGACTCTTACAGTggttattttggttttattacaTATGAATGTAAATGCAGCTTTCAAGTTTGACTTGTCAATGTTGAGAGCATAAACCTGACACCAGGAGCTAAAGTCTAAATTTATGCTTctcaaatgttttaatgaataattttGAAACCTCTGTTTAGTTCTGTGGGTATTCTGAATTCGTGTTCAACCCCTTGGAAGAATTGGCATAGCTAGAAGATACAGTAATGCACATACAGGATTACTGTAGCGGAACAGCTGCATACTTTCACATGCTATTTTAAGTGTTTAGAGGCCATTAGAAATAAAAACGTTAATTACAAAGATTCATGTTCATGTACACATTTCTCACTGTCCCTTTGTGGACCTAACTTTGCAATCGCATCCATCTCCATATTACTGCTGCATACGCCAACGAGCACTTAGTGTGTTGCCGGCTGCCATGCCTTTTAAATGCATGCACTTAAATAGCAGTATTCAAATTACAGTTGAGAAGTCGTCTATATAAAAGGCATAAGGCTACCAGAAAATGGAAGAGTAAGATAAGGTGGGTGGCACTGCTGTAGGAACTATTTTATTGCACGATGTTTGGCAGACAACTGCACATCTGGCTGCTGATCAGGAGGGATGAGGCAGAGTGGAAATGACAGAAACACATGCTATTGCTGTCCATTCTATCTTAGCAATGGTCCTTGTGTAGCAAAGCCTTTGATATTAACGCTGAGACTTGTATCTATATAGTCCACTCCTTTTGTGGAAGTTATTTTGACCAAAATTACATTGTTATTGTTAGTGCCATCGCAAATgactggaataaaacaaacacagtgcttCTCTATACCTAGGTAAAAGGTTGTGTTCACTGTTTAGTTGGACTTGTGCCTTTTGTACTGTGTGATttgaattgtattactttttttgtattgtcttttcaaactttttttttctttccccacCACAAGCAGTTCTGtttgagagaaataaaaaaacacacattttagcaAACTAACAGTAACTTACCagtaatggggaaaaaaaaaaaaaaaaaaaaaaaaaaaagatgttttcttACCAAGATCAGAACACTGGACTACTTTCACTGTGCAATGACACCCAAATGGGCAGGTGGGAAAAGATGGAGGGGTTGATCTCGCTTTCCTGGTTGGGAATAGAGAGTTGttattgtcatcatcatcatccccgcTGTCTTGAAGCATGATCTCATTGGTCTTCATGAAATCCATGATTCTAATTGGCATGTAGGGCTTTGCAGAGCACAAAGCCAGGATGGACAGCAGCACAAGTTCCTTCATGATGCTGATGAGGAGAAGGGAGTTCTTTTAAATGGTTGAAAAGCTAATCACAAAGGCAAAGTACAAAAACACGTCTGACCCCTCCCTTAAGTTTTTACAGACGttacaaagaaggaaaaaaaaggtgcAGTTTCATGACTAACACTAATAGTGCCTCCCCCCAGGATATTATCTTGAGTTGTTTTCAGTTGGCTTCAAAGCAAATGAAAGCTGGTTATTCTGTTATAACATGCGTTCCTGGGTGACACATTGGTTTGGAAATCTTTGAGTTGCAGTAATGGAGACCTGCGATTCAGGAGCAAGAGCTGGCAGATAGATATGTGAACTGTAGCCACTTTCATATTTTGGTAAAATCCCTTCCAAAAGATTATATATGTTCCGCACATTAATAGAATCCATCTAAAAAATTCACTTGGACAAtggcattaaaaacaaacacagacgtGTTATTGTGTCAGTAATTATCACCCCTGTCAACAGCCAAAAATAATGCAGTTTGAGCATTCTTTCGTGTTCAGtgttaaacactgaaattcacCAATGGGGCAGCTGTTATATGTTACGGTGTAGGTTTGTATATGTGaagaataaatatttattctgCAAATGGAGACCTCTAGGTGATAACTGTTATGACAGCTCAGTGTCTGTAGTATAGAGGatcttgcttttttaattttaattttaatcttgCTTAACTGCAATTCTACAACACTTTTTGAAGACATCTGCTATGTATTTCTTACTGCTGTTCAATGTTGGTCTGCGCTAGTGCAATTTGCCCCCTATGTGCTAAAAAGCTGGACTTTTACTTGGGAATACAAGTGGTATTCAGCAAGCTCAAGTGCTAGTccttttgctgtgtgtttttctgaGTTGCAAAGCCATGCCTGCTGGTATTATAGGATGTCCTGAGCACTGGAGGTAAAGGCACTGAAAAATCATTACGATGCACTGCATTTTATAAAGTAATGAATGCTTCTTTAGGAAATGTATGTGGTTAATGATGCGCTTCTAGTTTTAAAAGGATTAAAGGTATTTTGCAGTTTGCAGAATAATTGATACATACACAAATTATGGAATCAGATTCACATGCATCGACTAGATAATGCTGGTGATCTaactttgtcattttaaataaaacatgattaaaaCTGGTAAATTAAATCAGTActgtgatttttaaatatattgaattcATGATATTTAGATATTCAGTATCATTTTTGTTCTATGATAACCAGTTGAcctaaatgtgaaaataactaattttaaaCTTTTAGAGTAGTGCACAGGAATTACCACTTTAAAAACCACTCTGGGTTATATGTGTAGGACAACCCTGTCATAACAGAAGGAATCATGTTGTTAGGCTGGCCTTGGTTGAGAAAATAATACTTTTTGTAAAACCAGGAAACTGGTTTTAATTATGACTTTAAAGAAtcttagaaaaaaataatgaaaaaaaaacaaagaaaataatttgcatttattaaaatagatGTCCGTTAATTTTCTTGCTTTAAAATTTGGTTTGAGCCAATAATTAGATATTCAGATATATTACTTACACTGCTAacaaatgtttatgttttatttttaggtgaTGCTTACAGTGATTTTAATTGTAAAGTCTTCCTAAAACTGAGTAGATCATTCTGTAACATGTCTAGATACAAAATGTTCCAAGCAATAATTTTGATCCtataaaagaaataacaaaagcaaCATACCTTCAAAAAGTCTGAGTTAATGCTGGTTTCTCTTATAGTTCCAAATATCTAAAGGAGTAACATTTCAAGGGTCGTCATTAAACTTTTATAATACATCCAATGtggattttatttacaaaaataaaatcccagTATGAAAATAAAAGCTCCTGCTGTCACAGAGGGTAGTGCCTAAATAACGTGCTCTCCCAGATTATCACATCTTAGTATTGAAGACAGATATTGAAAACGCATTGTTAGCAGTCATATGTTTTTCATCAGTGCTTGAACCGTTGCCAAGGCTGTTAGGTTATAGCCTGGACGTTTCCTACTAGGGCTGTACAGGGTCTGAAGCCTAAGCCACTGTGAGGAAAGGTGGCTTCCTGCCACTCTAAATATTCCACCTGGAAGTAAACAACACTTTTTGAAGAGCGACTGTTTCTTActgtttggtattttaaaacCTGACAAGTGCCAGATCTAGAACTAGACGGAggtggttttactgtgagtttaataagacacatttgagcttgttacctttacactgtggctaatcaggttCATATTACAACTTGGAAcgggggaaactgctatgcaataggagtcttatttccaattTTCTTTGATGTGTATTTCAAATAAGCTCGGACAGAATGGTAAATTCATTAAACTCAAAAACGTGAAACACTTAATCATAAGAATCTgtaacagtactgtgtgtgtgtgtgtgtgtgtgtgtgtgtttctgtgtaataCTACACAGTGATTAATTGCTTGCAGTGCTGATTATAGCTAAGGTATATTACCTCCAAATGTTATATTAAATGGCCATGCTTTTGTCCGATACTAATGTACGTGTACATAttgtaaatacaatgttttgcAATGCACAAATTGGTTCTCCTGTGCCTCTCCCACCCCTCAAAGTACAGGCTTCTGTGTCAGAAGTGTCTGTGAAATATGCAGTACTTGTATGATGCTTTTGATATAAATCTTGATCTGGGAAACACTGAATGAGCCCAAGACTAGCCATTGATAATGAAAAACGTTTCAAGTATTGCTTTCTCTATTTTAATGCCTGGAGATGTACCAATACCCATGCACTACACACGTCGACCAAAAGTAACTCAGTAAAAAGCATctcttgtgtattttgtgtttttctgccAGAATGTGTATTATTTTCTCTGTCATACTTGGATCATGCAGTTTGTTTTAGCGCCTACAGTGCTCCAGAGGTTTAgttattaaaatggaaaaattGCTTTTGATCTCTGGAAGCAACCTCATAACATTGTCTGTCGCTGttatatttgaatgatttatttgaTCTCGTATTGAGTTTCCACTAGGAGCCGCTCAGATACTGTTACTGATATTGTGTTGAATGGCacttgatattttttaaatatagctgcTATTAAAAATAGAGGTATGACTGACTCCACTTTAAGTTAACCTAAATGAAGTCCTGCAGTaactttgttttttgctgttacTCTCTGCATTATATCACGCCATTAATAATAACGTTTACATTGATATATGGTATTCATGTATAGTACCAATGAAGCTTAAAGCACTTCCCAGAGCTGGCACTGAATAGTATGGCTAGTATGTGTGCTGGCGTGACAGAGCAAAGCACAGTAAATTGCAGCTGGCAGACTAGTCAGAcggttgtttttgttcttgtacaTAATTCAGTGGGTTTGTTATTTGCACCAGGACTGAGCTCTCCAGAAgtcaattcactttttaaaatatcatcTTCTTCCGTTATCAAACGTAGGATTCTGTCCTCCAGAGTCTGTTGAGTTCATATTAAGTTTCGGTCTCTCTTCGAATCGCTTTCCTGATTTTTGCTTTTACAGTTTTCATACCTTGTTCAGTTCATTTATTTTCTCAGCCCTAGGTGGTGTTGACATTTGAATTTCGACAATGTGAAGCTTGTCCCTGTTCTTGTTGATTTTCAGTATTATAAACGAGTCCCTAGTCTCACATCATGTAAAAGAGATTGCTTTGGTGTGCTGGCTTCATTTTCTACAGTCTCCTCGGGTCTCTTTTGACTGCCCATTCGAGGTCAGCAACTGGCTCTTTGGTTTATTTATGTTCTCAGTCCCGGAGCAGTAAAATTAACCCTCATGCTACTGCTTTCTTAAATATTGCTCTAAGTGTACTGTAAACCATGGGTCCTGTTCACAAtgcttttttacttatttttgttaaTACAATTTGATATTTCTAAAACTGCACTAGGTTGCTGATGGCTTGTTTTAATATAACAGCAGTGTAACAGTAACAGAAATATTATAGTCTGTTTTTCTCTGCTTATTTGGtttctgaccaaaaaaaaaaacagtactgctGGTGGAAGTTcatgttacttttatttatttttttttcagaatttagtagtcgccaattgttgggttttttttatttttttttaatcatttttctcccaattttgaatagccaattattttttaggctcTGCTTACCATTACCACCCCCATGCTGACTCGGAAGCAGCAAGAatgaacacacgttgtcctctgaagtgtgtgccgtcagccggcCGCttattttcacactgcagaccaaCCATGCAGCAACCTCAGAGCT includes these proteins:
- the LOC121298142 gene encoding asporin-like — protein: MKELVLLSILALCSAKPYMPIRIMDFMKTNEIMLQDSGDDDDDNNNSLFPTRKARSTPPSFPTCPFGCHCTVKVVQCSDLGLTAVPKDIPADSLMIDLQNNKITEIKENDFKGMKNLYALFLINNKISKIHPKAFRHLDKLQLLYISHNLLTQIPANMPKTVLELRIHDNKISKVHKEAFKGMKSLHVLEMSANPLENSGIELGAFDGMSSLFMRIAETRLTAVPKDLPSSLYELHLDYNKIGKVELEDFMRYKDLQRLGLGHNQIKSVENGSLAYIPNIRELHLDNNKLKKVPAGLASLKYLQVVYLHSNNISGVGVNDFCPTGGRVKKSPYSGISLFNNPVKYWDVLPATFRCVSNRMGVQLGNSRKRK